One region of Paralichthys olivaceus isolate ysfri-2021 chromosome 12, ASM2471397v2, whole genome shotgun sequence genomic DNA includes:
- the sumo3a gene encoding small ubiquitin-related modifier 3-like, with product MSEEKPKEGVKTENDHINLKVAGQDGSVVQFKIKRHTPLSKLMKAYCERQGLSIRQIRFRFDGQPINETDTPAQLEMEDEDTIDVFQQQTGGHC from the exons ATGTCCGAGGAGAAGCCAAAG GAGGGAGTAAAGACCGAGAACGATCACATCAACCTCAAGGTTGCAGGACAGGATGGGTCGGTGGTCCAGTTCAAAATCAAAAGACACACACCCCTCAGCAAACTAATGAAGGCGTACTGTGAACGACAG GGTCTCTCAATAAGGCAGATCAGGTTCAGGTTTGATGGACAGCCTATCAATGAGACGGATACACCTGCACAG ctGGAGATGGAAGATGAAGACACCATAGATGTTTTCCAGCAGCAGACAGGCGGCCACTGCTAA
- the LOC109636445 gene encoding thrombospondin-type laminin G domain and EAR repeat-containing protein, which yields MSSLIFLQLLLLGLRVINATTDTWRHCTDLLPLDLLSFVLERDTSRLMPGVHIKQAGGVRGVHFSSPHSSMSFPSSQVLANCDLFPKDFSIVVTLKVPHIAQKRNEYIFSMVMPKPEEKRAVGEKENILESTNKRSIREDGEKKKKRKAERQFQSNEEHGRIILGLRLSKKCLHFLFKGHGGVMEHWVFQGTKLADNQWHTLVLTVSGQHVRLSVDCNSPLEIVPTRPFPSDVNIQGSGFHIGSRGRWKGLFSGLLRQLVLIPGSDATNQICPSSDPQLATLSVPPLLLDLPITKRERDSHLTSYDTEERVSVGLERSCSEMLQGQLWFNPIKKGLYLCDGTTWVTVLEDHKRLDYVLEHQVLTTSSETHDIEVFRVPGIGLMAAMAQRSKASGSAVYLWTNSGFKVYQNISTHEALAWRHFNIGKKIFLVVSNSGERFDKESGTDFSVIYKWSKKRKQFVRFQSLQTYCARDWEAFTIKQQTYLAVANHRQGNNNHTIDSVIYKWNRLTKSFEVHQTLATSGAYDWEFFTVGPYHFLVVANAFDGVTTSVDSVIYVWVNGRFQVFQTIKTFCATDWEMFQIGSRFFLVVANGHRLHGNEPSQYAINSTIYELDMNGQLFVRFQDIITYSAVDWEFFSLGEEHFLIVANSFNGESYSLNSVLYRWQGYEGFVPVHWLPTIGCSDWEFFSSKGESYLIYSSAKEPLSKVFKLKTF from the exons ATGTCATCGCTGATATTTCTGCAGCTCCTTCTCTTGGGGTTAAGGGTCATCAACGCCACcacagacacatggagacacTGTACAG ATTTGCTCCCTCTGGATCTTCTGTCTTTTGTCCTGGAGAGGGACACCTCCAGACTCATGCCCGGGGTGCACATTAAGCAGGCCGGAGGGGTGAGGGGGGTACATTTCTCCAGCCCTCATTCCTCCATGAGCTTTCCCTCCTCCCAGGTGCTGGCAAACTGTGACCTCTTCCCAAAGGACTTCTCCATTGTTGTAACTCTAAAAGTCCCACACATTGCACAAAAG AGAAATGAGTACATCTTTTCCATGGTGATGCCAAAAccagaagagaaaagagcagtGGGGGAGAAGGAGAACATTTTGGAAAGTACTAATAAGAGGAGTATcagggaagatggagagaaaaagaagaagaggaaagctGAGAGGCAATTCCAAAGTAATGAGGAACATGGACGGATTATCTTGGGACTGAGGCTTTCAAAAAAATGCCTGCACTTCCTCTTTAAAGGTCACGGAGGGGTCATGGAGCACTGGGTGTTTCAGGGCACCAAACTGGCTGATAACCAGTGGCACACTCTGGTTTTAACTGTTTCTGGTCAACACGTGAGGCTCTCGGTGGACTGTAACTCGCCACTGGAAAT CGTTCCCACCAGGCCTTTCCCCTCAGACGTCAACATTCAGGGATCCGGATTCCACATCGGCAGCCGGGGAAGATGGAAAGGCTTGTTTTCA GGTTTGTTAAGACAGCTGGTTTTGATACCAGGTTCGGACGCCACCAATCAGATATGCCCATCTTCCGACCCCCAGCTCGCAACTCTGTCAGTACCACCTCTCCTCTTAGACCTGCCCATCacgaagagggagagagacagccACCTGACTTCCTATG ACACGGAGGAGCGAGTGTCAGTGGGTTTGGAGCGTTCGTGCTCAGAGATGCTGCAAGGTCAGCTGTGGTTCAATCCAATCAAGAAAGGCCTGTACCTCTGCGACGGCACCACGTGGGTCACTGTGCTGGAGG ATCATAAAAGGCTGGACTACGTGTTGGAACATCAAGTCCTGACCACCAGCTCAGAAACGCATGATATAGAG GTCTTCCGGGTACCTGGCATCGGTCTGATGGCTGCCATGGCTCAACGCTCCAAAGCTTCTGGCTCTGCTGTGTATCTGTGGACCAACTCAGGATTCAAAGTCTACCAGAATATCTCCACACATGAAGCCCTAGCCTGGAGACACTTCAACATAGGAAAAAAA ATATTTTTGGTGGTGTCTAACTCTGGCGAAAGGTTTGACAAAGAGTCTGGGACTGACTTTTCTGTGATTTACAAGTggagcaagaaaagaaaacagtttgtgcGGTTCCAGTCTCTGCAGACCTATTGTGCCCGAGACTGGGAGGCTTTTACCATCAAGCAACAGACCTATCTCGCTGTGGCCAATCATAGACAAG GGAACAATAATCACACTATTGACAGTGTGATATACAAGTGGAACAGGTTAACAAAGTCTTTTGAGGTTCACCAGACGCTGGCGACCTCAGGGGCCTATGACTGGGAGTTCTTCACCGTTGGACCGTACCATTTCCTGGTGGTCGCAAATGCTTTTGATGGAGTGACCACATCTGTAGACTCTGTCATCTACGTTTGGGTCAATGGACGCTTCCAGGTGTTCCAGACTATTAAG ACGTTCTGCGCCACAGACTGGGAAATGTTTCAGATTGGCAGCAGATTCTTCCTGGTGGTTGCCAATGGACACAGACTCCATGGTAACGAACCAAGTCAATATGCCATCAACTCCACCATCTATGAACTGGACATGAATGGACAGCTGTTTGTCCGCTTCCAGGATATTATCACCTATAG TGCTGTGGACTGGGAATTCTTCAGCCTCGGGGAGGAACACTTTCTGATTGTGGCTAACTCCTTTAATGGAGAATCCTACTCCCTGAACAGCGTTCTCTACAG ATGGCAGGGATATGAAGGCTTTGTTCCTGTTCATTGGCTCCCAACCATCGGGTGCAGTGACTGGGAGTTTTTCAGCTCCAAGGGAGAATCATATCTGATCTACTCCAGTGCCAAAGAACCTCTTTCTAAAGTGTTCAAGCTGAAAACCTTttag
- the usp40 gene encoding ubiquitin carboxyl-terminal hydrolase 40 isoform X2 → MFGNLFEEEEEGGSSGTHLPPKGGDEPPPARGRSDLCGIKNQGGTCYLNSLLQTLLFTPEFREELFSLGPDELGCLEDKDKPGAKVRLIPLELQRLFARLLLVDQQSASTADLTDSFGWNSSEGTNQHDVQELNRILFSALEHSLVGTSGSTFIHRLYHGTIVNSIVCKECGNVSQRQEDFLDLTVCVSGVLSLEEALWNMFVEEELFEGNNLYRCAKCDRLVTAAKSAKLQKLPPFLTMSLLRFSFDFAKCERYKETGRYSFPFTFNLRPFCEQTNGDDSDYTYDLFSVIIHKGGCYGGHYHVYIRDIDQLGRWEPPEEDCKPKTQRKVKEVVKEAFEPKLQEDDPLSVLTSIISQDPSKTVLVDQLGQKLMQKIGSSWSKRFRKHYGPIGKFLQSQSDVFMLVSNGTRVALKTNLPSPVTEPQIPTEPTTNSDPPTASDLGAAEQQQGSNQKPEAEPEGSHWFDLNDSTVTSIRESDIEKQFQGKESAYMLFYRKTQLQRPSEALNNPQYKVPVHLVQMAQEENIKLRGMREKFEATNNTVELHLHLAPCYRLDNGALQPADKEHNGGTDLSFDRRKTVGDLRLAIYQMQELWEGDMALTVAKSLPAGLHLYNTLTDDNVSLYSAGIYTNSDLFVWNGREVCGATILTGAEWEPVLLTVVRPFVDEDVEQEERDGEEYKENGGGFENGGPGLKREARGFAGGVTLCEVKEALGEPKESVLCQEHKGGKRGEQGGGASGWRVFPPDDMQRTLKELSLKDGDALLVLEPQSFDSSVFTLNGDVVTVTTPSDCRWLQVEFQPHGGGGGGGEGEGEERRKIKVPATGNMLLGEVKQRAMEELQLQQKSPGAQFCLRQVDCTGKLLPPVCEELSVRDAGVRLMTTLTLCPGNAPKASQLFLHFSVGAAPSTGMEMDIIVEETYTVKECLKSMLDAVGLDGTCWHLRRLDWCEEVGEPLMDEDASLSELKISSGDTLVVTEGQLPPKGFLKLTMWLYPDPQNTETDFNHTAGETQSLSLPLCGGSTVELRSVGQVEISDEATLEDLKTQVLTLPALQNVCLPITAFMRVWQLEGGRLARILRGQQLTLRKLKLSSGTDLCVQQLLKEEDLGPKEVLVNVKMGVPGERSYYPPEELVWDASRDSSPRSLRTCLAAHYGLSPDSLLLAKHQPDKHIWEEISNWNQQVSKKKKKKRTESLLGAPFHLKDGDTIGIKNLLIDNNRDFVTQEDEQGQQRLREQAEQRRKGEKAAGSDGTAPQRKAGQTKSRKPEVALSINVGEFR, encoded by the exons ATGTTCGGGAACCTGttcgaggaagaggaggagggaggctcCTCAGGCACCCACCTTCCACCAAAGGGGGGAGACGAGCCGCCACCCGCCCGAGGAAGGAGCGACCTGTGCGGCATCAAGAACCAGGGAGGGACGTGCTACCTGAACTCTCTGCTCCAGACCCTGCTGTTCACCCCCGAGTTCAGAG aggagctgTTCAGTTTGGGGCCAGATGAGTTAGGATGCCTggaggacaaagacaaaccagGGGCCAAA GTCAGATTGATCCcactggagctgcagagactgTTCGCCCGTCTGTTGTTGGTGGACCAGCAGAGCGCCTCCACCGCCGACCTCACCGACAGCTTTGGCTGGAACAGCAGCGAG GGCACAAATCAACATGATGTGCAGGAGCTGAACAGAATCCTGTTCAGTGCTTTGGAGCACTCTCTTGTGGGAACCAGTGGTAGTACATTCATTCACCGGCTCTACCACGGGACTATTGTCAACAGCATTGTCTGCAAGGAGTGTGGAAACGTCAGCCAGAGACAG GAGGACTTTCTGGACCTGACGGTGTGTGTAAGCGGCGTGTTGAGCCTGGAGGAGGCTTTGTGGAACATGTTTGTGGAGGAGGAGTTGTTTGAGGGTAATAACCTGTACCGCTGTGCAAAGTGCGACAGGCTGGTCACAGCTGCTAAG TCTGCGAAGCTGCAGAAGCTTCCGCCATTCTTGACAATGTCTTTGCTGAGATTCAGCTTCGACTTTGCCAAATGTGAGAGATACAAGGAGACAGGACGCTACAGCTTCCCCTTCACCTTCAACCTGCGGCCATTTTGTGAGCAG ACTAACGGAGACGACTCGGATTACACCTATGACCTGTTCTCTGTGATTATCCATAAGGGTGGCTGTTATGGTGGCCATTACCATGTTTATATCAGGGACATTGACCAGCTCGGGCGATGGGAGCCTCCG GAGGAGGACTGCAAACCTAAAACTCAGAGGAAAGTCAAGGAGGTGGTCAAGGAAGCGTTTGAGCCCAAACTACAAGAAGACGACCCTCTGTCTGTCCTAACCTCTATAATATCCCAG GATCCATCAAAGACTGTCCTGGTGGACCAACTGGGCCAGAAACTCATGCAAAAGATCGGTTCGTCTTGGAGTAAAAGGTTCAGAAAACACTATGGTCCCATAGGAAAG TTCCTGCAGTCCCAGAGTGATGTGTTCATGTTGGTTTCCAACGGCACCAGAGTAGCACTTAAGACAAACCTGCCAAGCCCGGTGACTGAGCCTCAGATCCCAACAGAGCCGACCACTAACTCTGATCCTCCTACAGCTTCAGACCTGGGAGCTGCTGAACAACAGCAAGGATCGAACCAGAAGCCAGAAGCTGAACCAGAG GGTAGCCACTGGTTTGACCTTAACGACTCAACGGTGACCTCCATCAGGGAGTCTGACATAGAGAAGCAGTTCCAGGGCAAAGAGAGTGCGTACATGCTGTTCTACAGGaaaacacagctgcagaggCCCAGTGAAG ctCTGAACAATCCACAATATAAAGTTCCTGTCCACCTCGTCCAGATGGCTCAGGAGGAGAACATCAAACTGCGAGGAATGCG CGAGAAGTTTGAAGCCACCAACAACACAGTGGAGCTTCATCTGCACCTGGCCCCCTGTTACAGACTAGATAATGGAGCCCTGCAACCAGCCGACAAAGAACACAACGGAGGCACCGACCTCAGCTTCGACCGCAGAAAGACTGTAGGAGACCTGCGATTGGCTATTTACCAG ATGCAGGAACTCTGGGAAGGAGACATGGCTTTGACTGTGGCCAAGAGTCTTCCAGCAGGTTTACACCTCTACAATACTCTCACAG aTGACAACGTCTCCCTGTACAGTGCAGGCATTTACACCAACTCTGACTTGTTTGTGTGGAACGGCAGAGAG GTGTGTGGCGCCACGATCCTAACTGGAGCTGAGTGGGAGCCTGTGCTCCTGACTGTAGTCCGTCCCTTTGTGGATGAAGACGTggagcaggaagagagggatGGGGAGGAATACAAGGAGAACGGAGGTGGTTTTGAAAATGGGGGACCAGGACTTAAGAGGGAGGCGAGAGGGTTTGCGGGTGGCGTGACACTCTGTGAGGTAAAGGAGGCGCTGGGGGAGCCTAAGGAGAGTGTGCTGTGCCAGGAGCAtaagggaggaaagagaggagaacagGGAGGAGGGGCAAGTGGGTGGAGGGTGTTCCCACCCGACGACATGCAGCGGACGCTGAAGGAGCTGTCACTCAAAGACGGAGACGCCCTGTTGGTGCTGGAGCCACAGTCGTTTGACAGCAG TGTGTTTACCCTAAATGGAGATGTTGTCACTGTGACTACACCGTCTGACTGCCGCTGGCTGCAGGTGGAGTTTCAACctcatggaggaggaggaggaggaggtgaaggggagggtgaggagaggaggaaaattaAGGTTCCAGCTACAGGAAATATG CTGCTGGGCGAGGTGAAACAAAGGGccatggaggagctgcagcttcagcagaAGTCCCCAG GTGCTCAGTTCTGTCTGAGACAGGTGGACTGCACAGGGAAACTCCTTCCTCCAG TGTGCGAGGAGCTGAGCGTACGTGATGCAGGCGTGCGCCTCATGACCACACTGACTCTCTGTCCGGGAAATGCCCCCAAGGCATCGCAG CTGTTTTTGCATTTCTCTGTgggagcagcgccctctactgGCATGGAGATGGACATAATTGTGGAGGAAACTTACACAGTCAAAgag TGTCTCAAGTCAATGCTGGACGCTGTGGGACTCGATG GAACCTGTTGGCACTTGAGGAGGCTCGATTGGTGTGAAGAGGTTGGAGAGCCACTTATGGATGAG GATGCTTCTCTGTCAGAGCTGAAGATCAGCAGCGGAGATACGTTAGTCGTCACGGAAGGACAACTTCCTCCGAAG gGTTTCCTAAAGTTAACCATGTGGCTGTATCCAGATCcccaaaacacagagacagattttAACCACACTGCAGGTGAAACACAGAGtctctcacttcctctgtgtGGCGGCAGCACGGTGGAGCTGAGAAGTGTAGGACAGGTGGAGATATCAGACGAGGCCACGCTGGAGGATCTCAAGACTCAG GTATTGACGCTGCCTGCTCTGCAGAACGTGTGTTTGCCCATCACAGCGTTCATGCGCGTGTGGcagctggagggagggaggctggcACGAATCCTCAGAGGACAACAACTAACGCTCAG GAAATTGAAGCTGAGCAGTGGAACAGACCTttgtgtgcagcagctgctgaaagAGGAAGATCTTGG GCCCAAGGAGGTGTTAGTAAATGTGAAGATGGGCGTACCAGGGGAGAGGAGTTACTACCCTCCAGAGGAGCTGGTGTGGGATGCTTCCCGTGATTCTTCACCTCGCTCTCTGCGCACATGTCTGGCTGCACATTACGGCCTCTCCCCTGATTCTCTGCTGCTGGCCAAACACCAGCCAGACAAGCACATCTGGGAAGAAATATCCAACTGG AACCAGCAGgtttccaaaaagaaaaagaagaagagaacagaaTCACTGCTGGGAGCACCGTTCCACCTCAAAGATGGCGACACAATCGGCATCAAG aatcTTTTGATTGACAACAACAGGGACTTCGTCACACAGGAGGACGAGCAGGGCCAGCAGAGGCTCCGGGAGCAGGCAGAGCAACGCAGGAAAGG AGAAAAAGCTGCAGGATCTGATGgcactgcaccacagaggaaagCTGGACAGACCAAATCTAGGAAGCCAGAGGTGGCACTGTCAATCAATGTTGGGGAATTCAGATAG
- the usp40 gene encoding ubiquitin carboxyl-terminal hydrolase 40 isoform X1, which yields MFGNLFEEEEEGGSSGTHLPPKGGDEPPPARGRSDLCGIKNQGGTCYLNSLLQTLLFTPEFREELFSLGPDELGCLEDKDKPGAKVRLIPLELQRLFARLLLVDQQSASTADLTDSFGWNSSEGTNQHDVQELNRILFSALEHSLVGTSGSTFIHRLYHGTIVNSIVCKECGNVSQRQEDFLDLTVCVSGVLSLEEALWNMFVEEELFEGNNLYRCAKCDRLVTAAKSAKLQKLPPFLTMSLLRFSFDFAKCERYKETGRYSFPFTFNLRPFCEQTNGDDSDYTYDLFSVIIHKGGCYGGHYHVYIRDIDQLGRWEPPEEDCKPKTQRKVKEVVKEAFEPKLQEDDPLSVLTSIISQDPSKTVLVDQLGQKLMQKIGSSWSKRFRKHYGPIGKFLQSQSDVFMLVSNGTRVALKTNLPSPVTEPQIPTEPTTNSDPPTASDLGAAEQQQGSNQKPEAEPEQGSHWFDLNDSTVTSIRESDIEKQFQGKESAYMLFYRKTQLQRPSEALNNPQYKVPVHLVQMAQEENIKLRGMREKFEATNNTVELHLHLAPCYRLDNGALQPADKEHNGGTDLSFDRRKTVGDLRLAIYQMQELWEGDMALTVAKSLPAGLHLYNTLTDDNVSLYSAGIYTNSDLFVWNGREVCGATILTGAEWEPVLLTVVRPFVDEDVEQEERDGEEYKENGGGFENGGPGLKREARGFAGGVTLCEVKEALGEPKESVLCQEHKGGKRGEQGGGASGWRVFPPDDMQRTLKELSLKDGDALLVLEPQSFDSSVFTLNGDVVTVTTPSDCRWLQVEFQPHGGGGGGGEGEGEERRKIKVPATGNMLLGEVKQRAMEELQLQQKSPGAQFCLRQVDCTGKLLPPVCEELSVRDAGVRLMTTLTLCPGNAPKASQLFLHFSVGAAPSTGMEMDIIVEETYTVKECLKSMLDAVGLDGTCWHLRRLDWCEEVGEPLMDEDASLSELKISSGDTLVVTEGQLPPKGFLKLTMWLYPDPQNTETDFNHTAGETQSLSLPLCGGSTVELRSVGQVEISDEATLEDLKTQVLTLPALQNVCLPITAFMRVWQLEGGRLARILRGQQLTLRKLKLSSGTDLCVQQLLKEEDLGPKEVLVNVKMGVPGERSYYPPEELVWDASRDSSPRSLRTCLAAHYGLSPDSLLLAKHQPDKHIWEEISNWNQQVSKKKKKKRTESLLGAPFHLKDGDTIGIKNLLIDNNRDFVTQEDEQGQQRLREQAEQRRKGEKAAGSDGTAPQRKAGQTKSRKPEVALSINVGEFR from the exons ATGTTCGGGAACCTGttcgaggaagaggaggagggaggctcCTCAGGCACCCACCTTCCACCAAAGGGGGGAGACGAGCCGCCACCCGCCCGAGGAAGGAGCGACCTGTGCGGCATCAAGAACCAGGGAGGGACGTGCTACCTGAACTCTCTGCTCCAGACCCTGCTGTTCACCCCCGAGTTCAGAG aggagctgTTCAGTTTGGGGCCAGATGAGTTAGGATGCCTggaggacaaagacaaaccagGGGCCAAA GTCAGATTGATCCcactggagctgcagagactgTTCGCCCGTCTGTTGTTGGTGGACCAGCAGAGCGCCTCCACCGCCGACCTCACCGACAGCTTTGGCTGGAACAGCAGCGAG GGCACAAATCAACATGATGTGCAGGAGCTGAACAGAATCCTGTTCAGTGCTTTGGAGCACTCTCTTGTGGGAACCAGTGGTAGTACATTCATTCACCGGCTCTACCACGGGACTATTGTCAACAGCATTGTCTGCAAGGAGTGTGGAAACGTCAGCCAGAGACAG GAGGACTTTCTGGACCTGACGGTGTGTGTAAGCGGCGTGTTGAGCCTGGAGGAGGCTTTGTGGAACATGTTTGTGGAGGAGGAGTTGTTTGAGGGTAATAACCTGTACCGCTGTGCAAAGTGCGACAGGCTGGTCACAGCTGCTAAG TCTGCGAAGCTGCAGAAGCTTCCGCCATTCTTGACAATGTCTTTGCTGAGATTCAGCTTCGACTTTGCCAAATGTGAGAGATACAAGGAGACAGGACGCTACAGCTTCCCCTTCACCTTCAACCTGCGGCCATTTTGTGAGCAG ACTAACGGAGACGACTCGGATTACACCTATGACCTGTTCTCTGTGATTATCCATAAGGGTGGCTGTTATGGTGGCCATTACCATGTTTATATCAGGGACATTGACCAGCTCGGGCGATGGGAGCCTCCG GAGGAGGACTGCAAACCTAAAACTCAGAGGAAAGTCAAGGAGGTGGTCAAGGAAGCGTTTGAGCCCAAACTACAAGAAGACGACCCTCTGTCTGTCCTAACCTCTATAATATCCCAG GATCCATCAAAGACTGTCCTGGTGGACCAACTGGGCCAGAAACTCATGCAAAAGATCGGTTCGTCTTGGAGTAAAAGGTTCAGAAAACACTATGGTCCCATAGGAAAG TTCCTGCAGTCCCAGAGTGATGTGTTCATGTTGGTTTCCAACGGCACCAGAGTAGCACTTAAGACAAACCTGCCAAGCCCGGTGACTGAGCCTCAGATCCCAACAGAGCCGACCACTAACTCTGATCCTCCTACAGCTTCAGACCTGGGAGCTGCTGAACAACAGCAAGGATCGAACCAGAAGCCAGAAGCTGAACCAGAG CAGGGTAGCCACTGGTTTGACCTTAACGACTCAACGGTGACCTCCATCAGGGAGTCTGACATAGAGAAGCAGTTCCAGGGCAAAGAGAGTGCGTACATGCTGTTCTACAGGaaaacacagctgcagaggCCCAGTGAAG ctCTGAACAATCCACAATATAAAGTTCCTGTCCACCTCGTCCAGATGGCTCAGGAGGAGAACATCAAACTGCGAGGAATGCG CGAGAAGTTTGAAGCCACCAACAACACAGTGGAGCTTCATCTGCACCTGGCCCCCTGTTACAGACTAGATAATGGAGCCCTGCAACCAGCCGACAAAGAACACAACGGAGGCACCGACCTCAGCTTCGACCGCAGAAAGACTGTAGGAGACCTGCGATTGGCTATTTACCAG ATGCAGGAACTCTGGGAAGGAGACATGGCTTTGACTGTGGCCAAGAGTCTTCCAGCAGGTTTACACCTCTACAATACTCTCACAG aTGACAACGTCTCCCTGTACAGTGCAGGCATTTACACCAACTCTGACTTGTTTGTGTGGAACGGCAGAGAG GTGTGTGGCGCCACGATCCTAACTGGAGCTGAGTGGGAGCCTGTGCTCCTGACTGTAGTCCGTCCCTTTGTGGATGAAGACGTggagcaggaagagagggatGGGGAGGAATACAAGGAGAACGGAGGTGGTTTTGAAAATGGGGGACCAGGACTTAAGAGGGAGGCGAGAGGGTTTGCGGGTGGCGTGACACTCTGTGAGGTAAAGGAGGCGCTGGGGGAGCCTAAGGAGAGTGTGCTGTGCCAGGAGCAtaagggaggaaagagaggagaacagGGAGGAGGGGCAAGTGGGTGGAGGGTGTTCCCACCCGACGACATGCAGCGGACGCTGAAGGAGCTGTCACTCAAAGACGGAGACGCCCTGTTGGTGCTGGAGCCACAGTCGTTTGACAGCAG TGTGTTTACCCTAAATGGAGATGTTGTCACTGTGACTACACCGTCTGACTGCCGCTGGCTGCAGGTGGAGTTTCAACctcatggaggaggaggaggaggaggtgaaggggagggtgaggagaggaggaaaattaAGGTTCCAGCTACAGGAAATATG CTGCTGGGCGAGGTGAAACAAAGGGccatggaggagctgcagcttcagcagaAGTCCCCAG GTGCTCAGTTCTGTCTGAGACAGGTGGACTGCACAGGGAAACTCCTTCCTCCAG TGTGCGAGGAGCTGAGCGTACGTGATGCAGGCGTGCGCCTCATGACCACACTGACTCTCTGTCCGGGAAATGCCCCCAAGGCATCGCAG CTGTTTTTGCATTTCTCTGTgggagcagcgccctctactgGCATGGAGATGGACATAATTGTGGAGGAAACTTACACAGTCAAAgag TGTCTCAAGTCAATGCTGGACGCTGTGGGACTCGATG GAACCTGTTGGCACTTGAGGAGGCTCGATTGGTGTGAAGAGGTTGGAGAGCCACTTATGGATGAG GATGCTTCTCTGTCAGAGCTGAAGATCAGCAGCGGAGATACGTTAGTCGTCACGGAAGGACAACTTCCTCCGAAG gGTTTCCTAAAGTTAACCATGTGGCTGTATCCAGATCcccaaaacacagagacagattttAACCACACTGCAGGTGAAACACAGAGtctctcacttcctctgtgtGGCGGCAGCACGGTGGAGCTGAGAAGTGTAGGACAGGTGGAGATATCAGACGAGGCCACGCTGGAGGATCTCAAGACTCAG GTATTGACGCTGCCTGCTCTGCAGAACGTGTGTTTGCCCATCACAGCGTTCATGCGCGTGTGGcagctggagggagggaggctggcACGAATCCTCAGAGGACAACAACTAACGCTCAG GAAATTGAAGCTGAGCAGTGGAACAGACCTttgtgtgcagcagctgctgaaagAGGAAGATCTTGG GCCCAAGGAGGTGTTAGTAAATGTGAAGATGGGCGTACCAGGGGAGAGGAGTTACTACCCTCCAGAGGAGCTGGTGTGGGATGCTTCCCGTGATTCTTCACCTCGCTCTCTGCGCACATGTCTGGCTGCACATTACGGCCTCTCCCCTGATTCTCTGCTGCTGGCCAAACACCAGCCAGACAAGCACATCTGGGAAGAAATATCCAACTGG AACCAGCAGgtttccaaaaagaaaaagaagaagagaacagaaTCACTGCTGGGAGCACCGTTCCACCTCAAAGATGGCGACACAATCGGCATCAAG aatcTTTTGATTGACAACAACAGGGACTTCGTCACACAGGAGGACGAGCAGGGCCAGCAGAGGCTCCGGGAGCAGGCAGAGCAACGCAGGAAAGG AGAAAAAGCTGCAGGATCTGATGgcactgcaccacagaggaaagCTGGACAGACCAAATCTAGGAAGCCAGAGGTGGCACTGTCAATCAATGTTGGGGAATTCAGATAG